The Argentina anserina chromosome 3, drPotAnse1.1, whole genome shotgun sequence genome includes a region encoding these proteins:
- the LOC126785974 gene encoding cold-responsive protein kinase 1 — protein MTCLSFLLGRKDSSRKLGFDVDDELSGIHDVNLYTYKELKMATEDFDIANKIGEGGFGSVYKGRLKDGNLAAIKVLSTESKQGVKEFLTEIDVISKIEHGNLVKLYGCCIEGDQRILVYNYLENNSLAQTLLGGGYSNIQFNWRTRRGIAIGIACGLAFLHGDVRPHIIHRDIKASNILLNKDLMPKISDFGLAKLIPANVTHVSTRVAGTIGYLAPEYAIRGQLTRKADVYSFGVLLVEIVSGRCNTHSMLPMDEQYLLERTWHLYERRELVGLVDTALNGDFDAEEACRFLKIGLLCTQDTPKLRPSMSTVVKMLKGLREVDDTKITKPGLISDFMDLKIRSQPNSKKPSAQTTASSYNGSSGSDNHDNSNLSSQTSVAATSTFISNLSFETTAPATTTFSFSTM, from the exons ATGACTTGTTTATCCTTCTTACTTGGTAGAAAGGACTCATCGAGGAAACTTGGGTTTGATGTTGATGACG AACTATCTGGCATTCATGATGTTAACCTATACACGTACAAAGAGTTAAAAATGGCAACTGAAGATTTTGATATAGCCAATAAAATTGGCGAAGGTGGTTTCGGTTCTGTCTATAAG GGACGACTTAAAGACGGAAATCTTGCTGCTATAAAAGTTCTTTCAACTGAATCAAAACAAGGGGTGAAGGAGTTTTTGACTGAGATAGATGTAATCTCAAAAATAGAGCATGGAAATCTAGTTAAGCTCTATGGCTGTTGTATAGAAGGCGATCAGAGAATTTTGGTCTACAATTACTTAGAGAACAATAGTCTTGCACAAACTCTTCTTG GTGGAGGTTACAGTAATATTCAATTTAATTGGCGAACACGGCGTGGAATAGCTATCGGAATTGCTTGTGGGCTTGCCTTCCTTCATGGGGATGTACGTCCACATATTATTCACAGAGATATCAAAGCGAGCAATATCCTCCTCAATAAAGACTTGATGCCTAAAATTTCAGATTTTGGCCTGGCAAAACTCATCCCGGCCAATGTGACCCATGTTAGCACACGTGTGGCAGGAACGAT AGGTTATCTGGCACCAGAATACGCAATAAGAGGGCAATTGACGAGGAAAGCAGATGTTTATAGTTTTGGTGTCCTCCTTGTGGAAATTGTCAGTGGCAGATGCAATACACATTCAATGCTACCCATGGATGAACAGTATCTTCTTGAAAGG ACATGGCATCTCTACGAACGCAGGGAGCTGGTTGGTCTGGTAGACACTGCATTGAACGGGGATTTTGACGCTGAGGAGGCTTGTAGGTTCTTAAAAATTGGTCTTCTCTGCACACAAGACACTCCAAAACTCAGACCGTCCATGTCAACTGTGGTAAAGATGCTCAAAGGACTGAGGGAAGTTGATGATACTAAGATAACAAAGCCAGGCTTGATATCTGATTTCATGGATCTCAAAATACGAAGCCAACCAAATAGTAAGAAGCCTAGCGCACAGACCACTGCTTCGTCCTACAACGGGTCCTCTGGTTCAGACAACCATGACAATTCAAACCTGTCATCACAAACCTCAGTTGCTGCTACTTCcactttcatctcaaatttgtCCTTTGAAACCACAGCTCCAGCTACTACAACCTTCAGCTTCAGTACCATGTGA
- the LOC126787922 gene encoding uncharacterized protein LOC126787922 encodes MEDIWLFKQALKWLQSQKHVYSRSKTAVSGYRDKMGVFVERHWPMVCNGCFRMGRLMLLLLCYWKDCVIRGFQSFIGFGSAALLLIMWSFFLSLTSMSCLVYVLLSMGAAVAAVQYLGYTPGIFIVGLFAILILWMYANFWITGTLFIVGGYLFFLNHARLVVLMATIYAIYCVKVHVGWLGVLLSINLAFFSNDVLNYMLQWCEKVSESTHFEEQKQSEEVMEDDFSTECDYSIPTEEPEKVHSCKSLSKPATSAVINKEKEASSSSKVIKEETSSADEMQKILCSLNHYEALGFPRHQKIDAAILKKEYRKKAMLVHPDKNMGSALASESFKRLQCAYEVLSDSTKKIDYDEKLRKEEFKTKSVCQTSFSTSAQEAPGYCSEESRRIQCTKCGNSHIWVCTNRSKTKARWCQDCCQYHQAKDGDGWVEYKGSLVFDRPQKVEIPRAFVCAESKIFDVSEWAICQGMACRPNTHRPSFHVNMVGLEKTQRSHSGRFPWDLDAEMMDEDEEEFEIWLQQALASGLFCEPSKRRKSWTPFKFHQMGKKQWRRTSC; translated from the exons atggaggatataTGGCTGTTTAAGCAGGCCTTGAAATGGCTGCAATCTCAGAAGCATGTTTATTCGAGATCGAAGACTGCTGTAAGTGGATATAGAGATAAAATGGGGGTGTTTGTTGAGCGGCATTGGCCGATGGTGTGCAATGGGTGCTTTAGAATGGGGAGGCTGATGCTCTTGTTGTTGTGTTATTGGAAGGACTGTGTTATAAGAGGCTTTCAGTCGTTTATAGGATTTGGTTCTGCAGCATTGCTTCTTATAATGTGGAGTTTCTTTCTGAGTTTGACTTCCATGTCTTGCTTGGTTTATGTACTTCTTAGTATG GGAGCTGCTGTAGCTGCTGTTCAGTACTTGGGATACACTCCAGGAATTTTTATCGTAGGGCTCTTCGCTATTCTGATCTTATGGATGTATGCTAACTTTTGGATAACAGGAACATTATTTATAGTTGGAG GTTATTTGTTCTTCCTTAATCATGCACGGTTGGTGGTCTTGATGGCAACCATATATGCTATTTATTGTGTTAAAGTACATGTTGGATGGCTTGGGGTTCTGCTCTCCATAAACCTTGCCTTCTTCTCTAACGATGTATTAAATTATATGCTCCAATGGTGTGAGAAGGTGAGTGAGAGCACACACTTTGAAGAGCAAAAACAATCAGAAGAAGTAATGGAAGATGACTTTTCTACAGAGTGTGATTACTCTATTCCTACTGAAGAACCTGAAAAGGTGCACTCATGTAAATCATTGAGCAAGCCAGCTACTTCAGCTGTCATTAATAAGGAGAAAGAAGCATCTTCTAGTAGTAAGGTTATTAAAGAGGAAACAAGTTCAGCTGATGAGATGCAAAAGATACTATGTAGTCTTAATCATTATGAAGCTCTGGGATTTCCTCGCCACCAAAAAATTGATGCTGCAATTTTAAAAAAGGAATACCGCAAGAAG GCCATGCTTGTGCATCCTGATAAAAATATGGGAAGTGCACTAGCAAGTGAGTCATTTAAGAGGCTTCAATGTGCATATGAG GTTCTTTCGGATTCCACGAAGAAAATAGATTATGATGAGAAATTGCGGAAGGAAGAATTCAAGACTAAGAGTGTGTGCCAGACCTCTTTTAGTACTTCAGCACAG GAGGCTCCAGGTTATTGTTCTGAAGAGTCGAGACGCATACAGTGCACTAAGTGCGGAAATTCTCATATATGGGTGTGCACCAATAGAAGTAAGACCAAGGCGAGATGGTGTCAG GATTGCTGCCAATATCATCAAGCAAAGGACGGAGATGGATGGGTCGAGTACAAAGGATCCTTAGTCTTTGATAGGCCTCAAAAG GTGGAAATACCGCGAGCTTTTGTTTGTGCTGAGAGCAAAATCTTTGATGTGTCGGAATGGGCAATTTGTCAG GGAATGGCGTGTAGGCCCAACACCCATCGACCAAGTTTCCATGTAAACATGGTTGGTTTGGAGAAAACTCAAAGATCCCACTCAGGTAGGTTCCCATGGGATTTGGATGCTGAAatgatggatgaagatgaagaagaattcGAGATATGGCTTCAGCAAGCTCTGGCCTCTGGTCTCTTTTGTGAGCCCTCAAAACGCCGAAAGAGTTGGACTCCATTCAAGTTTCATCAAATGGGGAAGAAGCAATGGCGAAGAACCTCATGCTAA